A single genomic interval of Hydractinia symbiolongicarpus strain clone_291-10 chromosome 8, HSymV2.1, whole genome shotgun sequence harbors:
- the LOC130654355 gene encoding high mobility group nucleosome-binding domain-containing protein 5-like isoform X2 yields the protein MGCATSKGAVVVASNNNGNKNGEQTARSSPQRARIIIDEDQAAEDDTNSLNSVVEVETKNYSYGADNKAAQAADNREHTTHNINHVEDNTEHIKDNTQQEVDNVEQSDNTEHGEDNQEQDVDEMLQSENNPEPLPENKEQLPHGIEQQPANMEQSLEGAEQPPDSSRQSVYDTEVSTNPTESELAPAVEDVSNEVLPSEETSPADVGETKDTNEENKDTNEPTNDETDRKEEADETEAPVKSSDDQTSVESNEAPVEENAEPTTDKQQQEIDTTKNVTEDSGEGDQEENTENAEDKTPEQENKNTVESENTEHEPEESKEDVNDENADRKFNDTGDENEKATENPPEETQQPEENIQATDDASQKEEKPCEENFNEPENEPSE from the exons ATGGGTTGTGCCACAAGTAAAGGAGCAGTTGTAGTGGCAAGTAACAATAATGGTAATAAAAACGGTGAACAAACGGCAAGATCTTCACCACAACGAGCCAGAATAATTATTGATGAAGATCAAGCAGCAGAAGATG ATACCAATTCACTTAATTCTGTAGTCGAAGTAGAAACAAAAAACTACAGCTATGGCGCTGACAATAAGGCGGCACAGGCGGCGGACAACAGAGAGCACACGACACACAATATAAACCATGTTGAAGACAACACAGAACATATCAAAGACAACACACAACAAGAGGTAGATAACGTAGAACAGTCAGATAACACAGAACATGGTGAAGATAACCAAGAACAGGATGTAGACGAAATGTTACAGTCAGAAAATAACCCGGAACCTCTTCCTGAAAATAAAGAACAGCTACCGCATGGTATAGAGCAACAGCCAGCTAACATGGAACAATCATTAGAGGGTGCAGAACAACCGCCAGATTCCTCGAGACAGTCGGTCTATGACACAGAAGTATCAACAAATCCTACAGAGTCCGAATTAGCACCAG CGGTAGAAGATGTATCTAATGAAGTTCTGCCGTCCGAGGAAACTTCCCCAGCTGACGTAGGAGAAACGAAAGATACGAACGAGGAGAATAAAGATACTAACGAACCAACTAATGATGAAACTGATAGAAAAGAAGAAGCTGATGAAACTGAAGCGCCTGTGAAAAGTAGTGACGATCAAACGTCAGTAGAATCCAATGAAGCACCCGTGGAAGAGAATGCGGAGCCAACAACCGACAAACAACAGCAGGAGATCGATACAACTAAAAACGTAACCGAGGATAGTGGAGAAGGAGATCAAGAAGAAAATACGGAAAACGCGGAGGATAAAACTCCGGAACAGGAAAACAAAAATACAGTTGAAAGTGAAAATACAGAACATGAACCAGAAGAAAGTAAAGAAGATGTTAACGACGAAAACGCAGATAGAAAATTTAACGATACTGGCGATGAGAATGAAAAAGCTACAGAAAATCCTCCAGAAGAAACGCAACAACCAGAGGAAAATATTCAAGCTACTGATGATGCAAGTCAAAAAGAGGAAAAACCTTGTgaagaaaattttaatgaaCCTGAAAATGAACCATCAGAATAA
- the LOC130654355 gene encoding high mobility group nucleosome-binding domain-containing protein 5-like isoform X1, whose protein sequence is MFSYIYNSLFSRICFVFVSRHSISFLMGCATSKGAVVVASNNNGNKNGEQTARSSPQRARIIIDEDQAAEDDTNSLNSVVEVETKNYSYGADNKAAQAADNREHTTHNINHVEDNTEHIKDNTQQEVDNVEQSDNTEHGEDNQEQDVDEMLQSENNPEPLPENKEQLPHGIEQQPANMEQSLEGAEQPPDSSRQSVYDTEVSTNPTESELAPAVEDVSNEVLPSEETSPADVGETKDTNEENKDTNEPTNDETDRKEEADETEAPVKSSDDQTSVESNEAPVEENAEPTTDKQQQEIDTTKNVTEDSGEGDQEENTENAEDKTPEQENKNTVESENTEHEPEESKEDVNDENADRKFNDTGDENEKATENPPEETQQPEENIQATDDASQKEEKPCEENFNEPENEPSE, encoded by the exons ATGTTTTCATACATATATAACAGTCTCTTTTCTAGAATTTGTTTTGTATTCGTTTCTAGACATTCTATTTCATTTCTGATGGGTTGTGCCACAAGTAAAGGAGCAGTTGTAGTGGCAAGTAACAATAATGGTAATAAAAACGGTGAACAAACGGCAAGATCTTCACCACAACGAGCCAGAATAATTATTGATGAAGATCAAGCAGCAGAAGATG ATACCAATTCACTTAATTCTGTAGTCGAAGTAGAAACAAAAAACTACAGCTATGGCGCTGACAATAAGGCGGCACAGGCGGCGGACAACAGAGAGCACACGACACACAATATAAACCATGTTGAAGACAACACAGAACATATCAAAGACAACACACAACAAGAGGTAGATAACGTAGAACAGTCAGATAACACAGAACATGGTGAAGATAACCAAGAACAGGATGTAGACGAAATGTTACAGTCAGAAAATAACCCGGAACCTCTTCCTGAAAATAAAGAACAGCTACCGCATGGTATAGAGCAACAGCCAGCTAACATGGAACAATCATTAGAGGGTGCAGAACAACCGCCAGATTCCTCGAGACAGTCGGTCTATGACACAGAAGTATCAACAAATCCTACAGAGTCCGAATTAGCACCAG CGGTAGAAGATGTATCTAATGAAGTTCTGCCGTCCGAGGAAACTTCCCCAGCTGACGTAGGAGAAACGAAAGATACGAACGAGGAGAATAAAGATACTAACGAACCAACTAATGATGAAACTGATAGAAAAGAAGAAGCTGATGAAACTGAAGCGCCTGTGAAAAGTAGTGACGATCAAACGTCAGTAGAATCCAATGAAGCACCCGTGGAAGAGAATGCGGAGCCAACAACCGACAAACAACAGCAGGAGATCGATACAACTAAAAACGTAACCGAGGATAGTGGAGAAGGAGATCAAGAAGAAAATACGGAAAACGCGGAGGATAAAACTCCGGAACAGGAAAACAAAAATACAGTTGAAAGTGAAAATACAGAACATGAACCAGAAGAAAGTAAAGAAGATGTTAACGACGAAAACGCAGATAGAAAATTTAACGATACTGGCGATGAGAATGAAAAAGCTACAGAAAATCCTCCAGAAGAAACGCAACAACCAGAGGAAAATATTCAAGCTACTGATGATGCAAGTCAAAAAGAGGAAAAACCTTGTgaagaaaattttaatgaaCCTGAAAATGAACCATCAGAATAA